The Deinococcus depolymerans genome has a segment encoding these proteins:
- the dxs gene encoding 1-deoxy-D-xylulose-5-phosphate synthase: protein MSPDSLSPTSTPLLDQVSSPDDLKRLSRDQLPALSQELRDEIVRVCSVGGLHLASSLGATDLIVALHYVLNSPRDRILFDVGHQAYAHKILTGRRDQMATIKKEGGLSGFTKVSENPHDAITVGHASTSLANALGMAMARDALGQDYKVAAVIGDGSLTGGMALAALNTIGDMNRRMLIVLNDNEMSISENVGAMNKFMRGLQVQKWFQEGEGAGKKAMEAVSKPLASFMSRAKSSTRHFFDPASVNPFAAMGVRYVGPVDGHNVQELVWLMERLVDLDGPTILHVVTKKGKGLSYAEADPIYWHGPGKFDPDTGEFSASKAYSWSAAFGDAMTELAAQDPRTFVITPAMREGSGLVGYSKAHPHRYLDVGIAEEVAVTAAAGMALQGLRPVVAIYSSFLQRAYDQVLHDVAIEHLNVTFAIDRAGIVGADGATHNGVFDLSFLRSIPGVRIGLPRDAAELRGMLKYAQTHDGPFAIRYPRGNTQPVPEGTWPDLEWGTWERLKDGSDVVILAGGKGLEYAQKAADGLSGVGLVNARFVKPLDEAMLREVARTARAIITVEDNTVVGGFGSAVLEFLNAEGLRTPVRVLGIPDEFQEHATVESVHARTGIDAQAIRTVLAELGVDVPLGV, encoded by the coding sequence ATGAGTCCCGATTCCCTCTCCCCCACCAGCACCCCGCTGCTGGATCAGGTCAGCAGTCCCGACGATCTCAAACGTCTCTCACGCGATCAGCTGCCGGCCCTGTCGCAGGAACTGCGCGACGAGATCGTGCGGGTCTGCTCGGTCGGAGGGTTGCACCTGGCGTCCTCGCTGGGCGCCACGGACCTGATCGTGGCGCTGCACTACGTCCTGAACTCCCCGCGTGACCGGATCCTGTTCGACGTGGGGCATCAGGCATACGCGCACAAGATCCTGACCGGGCGGCGCGACCAGATGGCGACCATCAAGAAGGAGGGCGGCCTGAGCGGCTTTACCAAGGTCAGCGAGAACCCGCACGACGCGATCACGGTCGGGCACGCCAGCACCAGTCTGGCGAACGCGCTGGGCATGGCGATGGCCCGCGACGCGCTGGGCCAGGACTACAAGGTCGCCGCCGTGATCGGGGACGGCAGCCTGACGGGCGGGATGGCGCTGGCCGCGCTGAACACCATCGGGGACATGAACCGCCGGATGCTGATCGTCCTGAACGACAACGAGATGAGCATCAGCGAGAACGTGGGTGCCATGAACAAGTTCATGCGCGGCCTGCAGGTGCAGAAGTGGTTCCAGGAGGGCGAGGGAGCCGGGAAGAAGGCCATGGAGGCCGTCAGCAAGCCCCTGGCGAGCTTCATGAGTCGCGCCAAGAGCAGTACGCGGCACTTCTTCGATCCGGCCAGCGTGAACCCCTTCGCGGCGATGGGCGTGCGGTACGTCGGGCCGGTCGACGGTCACAACGTGCAGGAACTCGTGTGGCTGATGGAACGCCTCGTGGACCTCGACGGACCGACCATCCTGCATGTGGTCACGAAGAAGGGCAAGGGCCTGAGCTACGCCGAGGCCGACCCGATCTACTGGCACGGCCCCGGCAAGTTCGACCCGGACACCGGGGAGTTCAGCGCCAGCAAGGCGTACTCGTGGAGCGCGGCGTTCGGGGACGCCATGACCGAACTGGCCGCGCAGGACCCCCGTACCTTCGTGATCACGCCCGCCATGCGCGAGGGCAGCGGCCTGGTCGGGTACTCGAAAGCGCACCCGCACCGTTACCTGGACGTCGGGATTGCCGAGGAGGTCGCCGTGACTGCCGCCGCCGGGATGGCGCTGCAGGGCCTGCGGCCGGTCGTGGCGATCTACTCGTCGTTCCTGCAGCGCGCCTATGACCAGGTGCTGCACGACGTGGCGATCGAGCATCTGAACGTCACCTTCGCCATCGACCGCGCCGGGATCGTGGGTGCGGACGGCGCGACGCACAACGGCGTGTTCGACCTGAGTTTCCTGCGCTCCATTCCCGGCGTGCGGATCGGCCTGCCGAGAGACGCGGCGGAACTGCGCGGCATGCTGAAGTACGCGCAGACGCACGACGGGCCCTTCGCGATCCGCTACCCGCGCGGCAACACCCAACCCGTACCGGAGGGCACCTGGCCCGACCTGGAATGGGGGACCTGGGAGCGCCTGAAGGACGGGAGCGACGTGGTGATCCTGGCCGGCGGCAAGGGCCTGGAGTACGCGCAGAAGGCCGCCGACGGGCTGAGCGGCGTCGGTCTGGTGAACGCCCGCTTCGTCAAACCCCTGGACGAGGCCATGCTGCGTGAGGTGGCCCGCACGGCCCGCGCGATCATCACCGTCGAGGACAACACCGTGGTCGGCGGCTTCGGCAGCGCCGTGCTGGAATTCCTGAACGCCGAGGGGCTGCGCACCCCCGTGCGCGTCCTGGGCATCCCGGACGAATTCCAGGAACACGCGACCGTCGAGAGCGTCCACGCCCGCACCGGCATCGACGCGCAGGCCATCCGCACGGTCCTGGCCGAACTCGGCGTGGACGTCCCGCTTGGAGTGTAG
- a CDS encoding PspA/IM30 family protein, giving the protein MSILDRLSRLLRANVNDLISRAEDPGLIIEQALRDMRAAYAEARSEVADAMSQNAKLDREASSNRRMAAEYEKKAEEALRGGSEDLAREALRRAQNAKDLAAGFEEQLALQSSTVEQLKTQLRALEAKIDEMESKKSLLAARQKTAQAGATLDRVSGFDKAGGAMDAFEEMEQKVSGMEDRNRAVQELRKENDFDAQLKDLGRGQALDDAMAALKAKVAGDKS; this is encoded by the coding sequence ATGAGCATCCTTGACCGACTGTCCCGACTGCTGCGTGCCAACGTGAACGACCTGATCAGCCGCGCCGAGGACCCCGGCCTGATCATCGAGCAGGCCCTGCGCGACATGCGCGCCGCGTACGCCGAGGCGCGCAGCGAGGTGGCCGACGCCATGAGCCAGAACGCCAAACTGGACCGCGAGGCCAGCAGCAACCGCCGCATGGCCGCCGAGTACGAGAAGAAGGCGGAAGAGGCGCTGCGCGGCGGCAGCGAGGACCTCGCGCGGGAGGCGCTGCGCCGCGCACAGAACGCCAAGGACCTCGCGGCGGGCTTCGAGGAGCAGCTGGCGTTGCAGAGCAGCACGGTCGAGCAGCTGAAAACGCAGCTGCGGGCGCTGGAAGCCAAGATCGACGAGATGGAGAGCAAGAAGTCCCTGCTGGCCGCCCGGCAGAAGACCGCGCAGGCCGGGGCGACCCTGGACCGCGTGTCCGGCTTCGATAAGGCGGGCGGCGCGATGGACGCCTTCGAGGAGATGGAGCAGAAGGTCTCGGGCATGGAGGACCGCAACCGCGCCGTGCAGGAGCTGCGCAAGGAGAACGACTTCGACGCGCAGCTCAAGGACCTGGGCCGCGGGCAGGCGCTCGACGACGCCATGGCCGCCCTGAAAGCCAAGGTGGCGGGCGACAAGAGCTGA
- the mnmE gene encoding tRNA uridine-5-carboxymethylaminomethyl(34) synthesis GTPase MnmE — protein MTRSGLQDTIAAIATAPGSAGVGIVRVSGPDALRVADGLFRGRRAPSRTPGGRFLFGHLTGETGEILDEGLCLIFRGPRSYTGEDVAEFQTHGSPAVLARVLARTLELGARAARPGEFTLRAYLSGRLDLTQAEAVLNLIEAQTDAARRQATLGLTGALAGRVERVAANVTRTLAALQAMLDYPEEGVPDEDRAQPLAAAEHDLNDLLLTARAGQVATRGARLALIGRPNAGKSSLLNALVGFERSIVTPVAGTTRDYLEAGLELAGVPVTLVDTAGIRDTADAIEAAGVRQALNLAGAADLILALEDGSAPREPLPTTLDLGSGPRVIRVRTKADLPPAWTDPGALNVSAVTGDGLPELREAIRAALLGDAARGEAWLTTERQADAARRALDHIQAAAHAPDDLASYELEEALRALAELTGRDVQEDIVDAVFRNFCVGK, from the coding sequence GTGACGCGTTCCGGACTGCAAGACACCATCGCCGCCATCGCCACCGCCCCCGGCAGCGCCGGCGTGGGCATCGTGCGCGTCAGCGGCCCGGACGCCCTGCGCGTCGCGGACGGCCTGTTCCGGGGCCGGCGCGCCCCGTCCCGCACGCCCGGCGGCCGCTTCCTGTTCGGGCACCTGACCGGCGAGACCGGCGAGATTCTCGACGAGGGCCTGTGCCTGATCTTCAGAGGCCCGCGCAGCTACACCGGCGAGGACGTCGCGGAATTCCAGACGCACGGCAGTCCCGCCGTGCTGGCCCGCGTGCTGGCCCGCACCCTGGAACTCGGCGCGCGCGCCGCCCGCCCCGGCGAGTTCACGCTGCGCGCCTACCTCAGCGGCCGCCTGGACCTCACGCAGGCCGAGGCGGTCCTGAACCTGATCGAGGCGCAGACCGACGCCGCCCGCCGCCAGGCCACCCTCGGCCTGACCGGCGCCCTGGCAGGACGGGTCGAGCGGGTCGCGGCGAACGTCACCCGCACCCTCGCAGCCCTCCAGGCCATGCTGGACTACCCGGAAGAAGGCGTGCCGGACGAGGACCGCGCCCAGCCGCTGGCGGCCGCCGAGCACGACCTGAACGACCTGCTGCTCACCGCCCGCGCCGGACAGGTCGCCACGCGCGGCGCCCGCCTCGCCCTGATCGGCCGCCCCAACGCCGGTAAGAGCAGCCTCCTGAACGCCCTGGTGGGCTTCGAGCGCAGCATCGTCACGCCCGTCGCCGGCACCACCCGCGATTACCTCGAAGCGGGCCTGGAACTCGCCGGGGTGCCCGTCACGCTCGTCGACACCGCCGGCATCCGCGACACCGCCGACGCCATCGAGGCGGCCGGCGTCCGGCAGGCCCTGAACCTCGCCGGGGCCGCCGACCTGATCCTCGCCCTGGAGGACGGCAGCGCCCCCCGCGAGCCCCTGCCCACCACCCTGGACCTCGGCAGCGGCCCGCGCGTCATCCGCGTGCGCACCAAGGCCGACCTGCCCCCCGCCTGGACCGACCCCGGCGCCCTGAACGTCAGCGCCGTCACCGGAGACGGCCTGCCGGAACTGCGTGAAGCCATCCGCGCCGCGCTGCTCGGCGACGCCGCACGCGGCGAGGCGTGGCTGACCACCGAACGGCAGGCCGACGCCGCCCGCCGCGCCCTGGACCACATCCAGGCCGCCGCGCACGCCCCCGACGACCTCGCCAGCTACGAACTCGAGGAGGCCCTGCGCGCCCTGGCCGAACTGACCGGCCGCGACGTGCAGGAAGACATCGTGGACGCCGTGTTCCGCAACTTCTGCGTGGGCAAGTAA
- the ychF gene encoding redox-regulated ATPase YchF has protein sequence MGLAIGIVGLPNVGKSTLFNAITRAGALAANYPFATIEPNVGRVTVPDERLAALSRVFTKGERVPPIVPTFVEFVDIAGLVKGASQGEGLGNQFLANIREADAIAHVVRCFEDGNVIHVAGRVDPIDDIETINTELILADLGGLEKRLQNLQKKAKGNDKDAREQAALAEQILAVLGQGKPARAGTYDAPIPKEFGLITTKPVIYVANVGENDLTQDNEYVQKVREYAAAEGAQVVKISAQIEGELAEMPEEDARMFLDELGVQESGLDQLVKVGYETLGLMTFITSGEKEVRAWTIRRGETAPEAAGEIHSDLQRGFIRAEVIEWEKMVEAGGWAAAKSKGWVRTEGKDYVMKDGDIMNVLHNM, from the coding sequence ATGGGTCTTGCTATTGGAATTGTGGGTCTGCCGAACGTCGGGAAAAGCACGCTGTTCAACGCCATCACGCGCGCCGGGGCGCTCGCCGCGAACTACCCGTTCGCGACCATCGAACCGAACGTCGGCCGGGTCACGGTGCCCGACGAACGTCTGGCCGCGCTGAGCCGCGTGTTCACCAAGGGTGAGCGCGTGCCGCCGATCGTGCCGACCTTCGTGGAGTTCGTGGACATCGCCGGTCTGGTCAAGGGTGCCAGTCAGGGCGAGGGCCTGGGCAACCAGTTCCTGGCGAACATCCGCGAGGCGGACGCCATCGCGCACGTCGTCCGCTGCTTCGAGGACGGGAACGTCATTCACGTGGCGGGCCGCGTGGACCCCATCGACGACATCGAGACCATCAACACCGAACTGATCCTCGCGGACCTCGGCGGCCTGGAAAAACGCCTCCAGAACCTCCAGAAGAAAGCCAAGGGGAACGACAAGGACGCGCGTGAACAGGCGGCGCTGGCCGAGCAGATCCTGGCCGTGCTGGGCCAGGGCAAACCCGCCCGCGCCGGCACGTACGACGCGCCCATCCCCAAGGAATTCGGGCTGATCACCACCAAACCCGTCATCTACGTCGCGAACGTCGGCGAGAACGACCTGACGCAGGACAACGAGTACGTGCAGAAGGTCCGCGAGTACGCCGCCGCCGAGGGCGCGCAGGTCGTGAAGATCAGCGCCCAGATCGAGGGGGAACTCGCCGAGATGCCCGAAGAGGACGCCCGCATGTTCCTCGACGAGCTGGGCGTGCAGGAAAGCGGCCTGGACCAGCTCGTGAAGGTCGGGTACGAGACGCTGGGCCTGATGACCTTCATCACCAGCGGCGAGAAGGAAGTCCGCGCGTGGACCATCCGCCGCGGCGAGACGGCCCCCGAAGCGGCGGGCGAGATCCACAGCGACCTGCAGCGCGGCTTCATCCGCGCCGAGGTCATCGAGTGGGAGAAGATGGTCGAGGCCGGAGGCTGGGCCGCCGCCAAGAGCAAGGGCTGGGTCCGCACCGAAGGCAAGGATTACGTCATGAAGGACGGCGACATCATGAACGTCCTGCACAACATGTAA
- a CDS encoding sensor histidine kinase → MTPPLPPHPPAAARAAARPPAAWHVSRRPLAVTLLLAMLLIVGVSVGSTLAFSNMVVQRQVDRLPEDIKVAMRERQEALQRGEVIVPTPPVPEIRTGMVVDPFLEPGQSSPDVGGVIMLPSGEQAEVLQGRRPRGMRFDGPRDPPSRTQNFVRDVQRSLVQVGLLAVAASALLAWLLARRIARPVSAVSRAAAQLAGGNLSARAPVQSGEREMAGLAQSFNDMAENLQALEHERQQAVADIAHELRTPIAVMQARLDALEDGVYPLNAEQITLLSTQTQLLTRLVGDLRTITLAEAGRLALNPQPLDLGTLGREVVRDLQDRAAARGVTLSVQAVRTPIQGDPVRVRQITSNLVDNALRHARSRVSVQVETVQGRALLHVEDDGPGVPEHSREAVFTRFTRLDGSRARDTGGSGLGLAIVRALAAAHGGEAQLSGSASLGGARFTVALPVSTA, encoded by the coding sequence GTGACCCCTCCGCTCCCCCCCCACCCGCCGGCCGCTGCCCGCGCGGCGGCCCGTCCGCCCGCCGCGTGGCATGTCAGCCGCCGGCCGCTGGCCGTCACGCTGCTGCTGGCAATGCTGCTGATCGTGGGGGTGTCGGTGGGCAGCACGCTGGCGTTCTCGAACATGGTCGTGCAGCGGCAGGTGGACCGCCTGCCGGAGGACATCAAGGTCGCCATGCGTGAGCGGCAGGAGGCGCTGCAACGCGGCGAGGTGATCGTTCCGACGCCGCCCGTCCCTGAAATCCGCACCGGGATGGTCGTGGACCCCTTCCTGGAACCCGGGCAGAGCAGTCCGGACGTGGGCGGCGTGATCATGCTGCCCAGCGGCGAGCAGGCAGAGGTACTGCAGGGCCGCCGCCCGCGCGGCATGCGCTTCGACGGGCCGCGCGATCCGCCGTCCCGCACGCAGAACTTCGTGCGGGACGTGCAGCGCAGCCTGGTGCAGGTGGGCCTGCTGGCCGTGGCGGCCTCGGCGCTGCTGGCGTGGCTGCTGGCCCGCCGGATCGCGCGGCCCGTGTCGGCCGTGTCGCGCGCCGCGGCGCAGCTGGCCGGCGGGAACCTGAGTGCGCGCGCACCCGTGCAGAGCGGCGAGCGGGAGATGGCGGGCCTGGCGCAGAGTTTCAACGACATGGCCGAGAACCTGCAGGCGCTCGAGCATGAGCGGCAGCAGGCGGTGGCGGACATCGCGCACGAGCTGCGCACGCCCATCGCGGTCATGCAGGCGCGACTGGACGCCCTGGAGGACGGCGTGTACCCGCTGAACGCGGAGCAGATCACGCTGCTGAGCACCCAGACGCAGCTGCTGACCCGGCTGGTCGGGGACCTGCGCACCATCACGCTGGCCGAGGCCGGGCGGCTGGCCCTGAACCCGCAGCCGCTGGACCTCGGCACGCTGGGCCGCGAGGTCGTGCGGGACCTGCAGGACCGCGCGGCGGCGCGCGGCGTGACGCTGAGCGTGCAGGCCGTCCGGACGCCCATTCAGGGCGACCCGGTGCGCGTGCGGCAGATCACCAGCAACCTCGTGGACAACGCCCTGCGTCACGCGCGCAGCCGCGTGAGCGTGCAGGTGGAAACCGTGCAGGGCCGCGCGCTGCTGCACGTCGAGGACGACGGACCCGGCGTGCCCGAACACAGCCGCGAGGCGGTGTTCACGCGCTTCACCCGCCTGGACGGCAGCCGGGCACGCGACACCGGCGGCAGCGGCCTGGGCCTGGCGATCGTGCGGGCGCTGGCGGCCGCGCACGGCGGCGAGGCGCAGCTGTCGGGCAGCGCCAGCCTGGGCGGGGCGCGGTTCACGGTGGCGCTGCCCGTCTCGACCGCCTGA
- a CDS encoding response regulator transcription factor translates to MSALILIVEDEPQLAEVLEAYARQEGYRTERAADGNAALHAFRALNPDLILLDIMLPGRSGLDVLRTVRGDGATPVILVTARAEETDQIVGLELGADDYVVKPFRPREVMARVRAVLRRATSTLEDTERPVRVGPLEVDRRGFVARVHGETLNLTPAEFRLLSQLAESPGRAFSREELLAAALPDSDALERVVDAHLASVRRKLDAAQGGGLLHTVRGVGYRLEAGA, encoded by the coding sequence ATGAGCGCCCTGATCCTGATCGTGGAGGACGAACCGCAACTGGCCGAGGTCCTGGAAGCCTACGCCCGCCAGGAAGGCTACCGCACCGAACGGGCCGCCGACGGGAACGCCGCCCTGCACGCCTTCCGCGCCCTGAACCCGGACCTGATCCTGCTGGACATCATGCTGCCGGGTCGCAGCGGCCTGGACGTGCTGCGCACCGTGCGCGGCGACGGCGCGACGCCCGTGATCCTGGTCACCGCCCGCGCCGAGGAGACCGACCAGATCGTGGGGCTGGAACTCGGCGCGGACGATTACGTCGTCAAGCCCTTCCGGCCGCGCGAGGTGATGGCGCGGGTGCGGGCCGTGCTGCGCCGCGCGACCAGCACGCTGGAAGACACCGAGCGTCCGGTGCGGGTCGGGCCGCTGGAAGTGGACCGCCGGGGCTTCGTGGCGCGCGTGCACGGCGAGACCCTGAACCTCACGCCGGCCGAGTTCCGGCTGCTGTCGCAGCTGGCCGAATCGCCGGGCCGGGCCTTCTCCCGCGAGGAGCTGCTCGCGGCGGCCCTGCCGGACAGTGACGCGCTGGAACGCGTGGTGGACGCCCACCTGGCCAGCGTGCGCCGCAAACTGGACGCCGCCCAGGGCGGCGGGCTGCTGCACACGGTGCGCGGCGTCGGTTACCGACTGGAGGCGGGTGCGTGA
- a CDS encoding TolC family protein, whose protein sequence is MTPPPVLPPRRGLPLFLALSAALFLASGPAWAQTLPASPPAATPAPAPASSDPRTYTLEQAYAQLAGAPGVTRAALSVQVAQRNLEAARSALGLTVSVNGNASYAGSAGTASDGAATQTASLGGNAGVSVSLGLLPWSNSQSGLRASERSLALAGATLHEARRSARLNVTQAYFDAVLAAQDVQIGAQTTALRARQLQVAQAQEAAGNAAPGAVLSAQAALQAAQSAAAQAQGNLETAQRTLESALGVSLGRVTFGAPAPADLTLPDLSALVARARSGRADVIGAQNTLAAAQDTLDSATRDSALPDLTASVGYGGGSAGTLSASLNLKQGTLSSAYSVPVGSSAASSGGRLTASLSGSYVVYSPAQRAGLSADQAAVTQAALSLTVAQQNAELDVRSRFMAAQQALSAAQTRQTQLQVAQQQLLTAQARVQAGTATPDDVQSAELTLAQAQRDLLSARLNAQITLIQLDNAAGGPQ, encoded by the coding sequence ATGACGCCCCCTCCCGTCCTCCCGCCCCGCCGGGGCCTGCCGCTGTTCCTGGCCCTGAGTGCCGCGCTGTTCCTGGCGTCCGGTCCCGCGTGGGCGCAGACCTTGCCGGCCTCGCCGCCCGCCGCCACCCCGGCCCCGGCGCCTGCATCCTCCGACCCCCGGACGTACACGCTGGAACAGGCGTACGCGCAGCTGGCCGGGGCGCCCGGCGTGACCCGCGCCGCCCTGAGCGTGCAGGTCGCGCAGCGGAACCTGGAGGCCGCCCGCAGCGCCCTGGGCCTGACCGTCAGCGTGAACGGCAACGCCAGTTACGCCGGCAGCGCCGGGACCGCCAGTGACGGCGCGGCCACCCAGACCGCCAGCCTGGGCGGGAACGCCGGGGTCAGCGTCAGCCTGGGCCTGCTGCCCTGGTCGAACAGCCAGAGCGGCCTGCGCGCCTCGGAACGCAGCCTCGCCCTGGCGGGCGCGACCCTGCACGAAGCGCGGCGCAGCGCCCGCCTGAACGTCACGCAGGCGTACTTCGACGCGGTGCTGGCCGCGCAGGACGTGCAGATCGGCGCGCAGACGACCGCGCTGCGCGCCCGGCAGTTGCAGGTGGCGCAGGCGCAGGAGGCCGCCGGGAACGCCGCGCCCGGGGCGGTCCTGAGCGCCCAGGCCGCCCTGCAGGCCGCGCAGTCCGCCGCCGCGCAGGCGCAGGGGAACCTGGAGACCGCGCAGCGCACGCTGGAATCCGCGCTGGGCGTCAGCCTGGGCCGCGTGACCTTCGGCGCCCCCGCCCCGGCGGACCTGACCCTGCCGGACCTGAGCGCCCTGGTCGCCCGCGCCCGCAGCGGCCGCGCCGACGTGATCGGCGCGCAGAACACTCTGGCCGCCGCGCAGGACACCCTGGACAGCGCCACCCGCGACTCGGCCCTGCCGGACCTGACCGCCAGCGTCGGCTACGGCGGCGGCAGCGCCGGAACGCTCAGCGCCAGCCTGAACCTGAAACAGGGCACCCTGAGCAGCGCGTACAGCGTGCCGGTCGGCAGCAGTGCCGCCAGCAGCGGCGGGCGCCTGACGGCCAGCCTCAGCGGGTCGTACGTCGTGTACTCCCCGGCACAGCGGGCCGGCCTCAGCGCCGACCAGGCGGCCGTGACGCAGGCGGCGCTGTCCCTGACCGTCGCGCAGCAGAACGCGGAACTCGACGTCCGCAGCCGCTTCATGGCCGCGCAGCAGGCCCTGAGCGCCGCGCAGACCCGCCAGACCCAGCTGCAGGTCGCGCAGCAGCAACTCCTGACCGCGCAGGCGCGCGTGCAGGCCGGGACCGCCACGCCCGACGACGTGCAGAGCGCCGAACTGACCCTCGCGCAGGCGCAACGGGACCTGCTGTCCGCCCGCCTGAACGCCCAGATCACCCTGATTCAACTCGACAACGCCGCCGGAGGCCCCCAGTGA
- a CDS encoding TolC family protein — MTHPTPTPAHPRAARPRLHLLSAALLSAAPAAHAQGTQAVSGGAAVTAALNSGADVNTAQANLTRAQAANRAAQADPATLVAGKLNARNAETLAQAQLRAAKLAAVQNTIGAYNALLEAQENVELQTLQTQVDQKAAQVAQVKLGIGNATALDVQNAQNTLSGSQQTLADARAQVNLAAAKLGTLTGLGSGVRAGSVITAPKLSVTLSALQNGLGGLSSLVGAANDLSSAQLSVKLADNDFTPARTLQDARTALANAQRAADTASRNAQQTLASAYQNAQNAADLLVVAQSREAAAQKTYTQDAARLKSGTISAVELQGTQLTLKKAQFSRLQAQNNLTEALAALSVAAGQNLTGLGGTL; from the coding sequence GTGACGCACCCCACCCCCACGCCCGCCCACCCCCGCGCTGCCCGCCCCCGCCTGCACCTGCTGAGCGCCGCGCTGCTGAGCGCCGCCCCGGCCGCCCACGCCCAGGGCACGCAGGCCGTCAGTGGCGGCGCGGCCGTCACCGCCGCCCTGAACAGCGGCGCGGACGTGAACACCGCCCAGGCGAACCTGACCAGGGCGCAGGCCGCCAACCGCGCCGCGCAGGCCGACCCCGCCACGCTGGTCGCCGGGAAACTGAACGCGAGGAACGCCGAGACGCTCGCCCAGGCGCAACTCCGCGCCGCGAAACTCGCCGCGGTCCAGAACACCATCGGCGCGTACAACGCCCTGCTCGAGGCGCAGGAGAACGTGGAACTCCAGACCCTCCAGACCCAGGTGGACCAGAAGGCCGCGCAGGTCGCGCAGGTGAAACTGGGCATCGGGAACGCCACCGCCCTGGACGTGCAGAACGCGCAGAACACCCTGAGCGGCAGCCAGCAGACCCTGGCGGACGCCCGCGCGCAGGTGAACCTCGCCGCCGCGAAACTCGGCACGCTGACCGGCCTGGGCAGCGGCGTGCGCGCCGGCAGCGTCATCACGGCCCCCAAACTGAGCGTCACCCTGAGCGCCCTTCAGAACGGCCTGGGCGGCCTGAGCAGCCTCGTGGGCGCCGCGAACGACCTGAGCAGCGCGCAGTTGAGCGTGAAACTCGCCGACAACGACTTCACGCCCGCCCGCACCCTCCAGGACGCCCGCACTGCCCTGGCGAACGCGCAGCGTGCCGCCGACACCGCCAGCAGGAACGCGCAGCAGACCCTGGCGAGCGCCTACCAGAACGCCCAGAACGCCGCCGACCTGCTGGTCGTCGCGCAGAGCCGCGAGGCCGCCGCGCAGAAGACCTACACCCAGGACGCCGCCCGCCTGAAGAGCGGCACCATCAGCGCCGTCGAGTTGCAGGGCACGCAGCTGACCCTGAAGAAAGCGCAGTTCAGCCGACTGCAGGCGCAGAACAACCTGACCGAGGCGCTCGCGGCGCTGTCCGTCGCCGCCGGGCAGAACCTGACCGGCCTGGGCGGGACGTTGTGA